A region from the Lolium perenne isolate Kyuss_39 chromosome 4, Kyuss_2.0, whole genome shotgun sequence genome encodes:
- the LOC127296837 gene encoding uncharacterized protein, with translation MIQIYEKDLVLFSHGKEVVVMESIHIPQGETMASGLVPDIWQWIRSLPKQWRAKESHSLQICTSPSTNQSLNLVVMSRQSETETRSFSLCFSICDDHDQVSLWSPKPKPANYTTDDVATQFLVEIICGVLRYGPYCSSRSILMLPNVQMSEDSGMMLSLSVLMLAFLVCVYEAPSTLRREFIGTITARLTQHGHEMRHAARELMLALGSSLEEQWMRSVNLGVTNWVMEALRSGTAPAPPPRFAVFTYALSASRLWKVQLYCPVVAMTMEHHPSSHHHQQQQLAKDERLLFSLNYQQLESVIQFVYRVAFKENWIDVAVNVDNIRCDVIQLVSETLMARQGHGSDEKHFPSRISLQLTPLAQSDILSLSVSRSTDNPVQEVGADKGIDTTFGAAPASIGISLSAHETVTRSMKPWKFEHSVHGNTASLSWFLHGDGGGGREVFSSEPPKLELFQPRSWFRNRYTSPSRPFTRNGGVIFAGDEYGEAVCWRMGAAAAGKTMEWEIKGRIWVTYWPNKKRTLHTETRRVEFRELLHLNIGE, from the exons ATGATACAAATTTACGAGAAGGATCTGGTTCTGTTCTCACATGGAAAAG AGGTGGTGGTCATGGAGTCCATCCATATTCCACAGGGAGAGACCATGGCTTCTGGCTTGGTTCCTGACATTTGGCAGTGGATCCGGAGCCTCCCCAAGCAATGGAGAGCAAAGGAATCCCACTCTCTCCAGATATGCACTTCACCATCCACAAACCAATCTCTGAACCTTGTGGTGATGAGTAGGCAATCTGAAACCGAAACCCGTTCATTCAGTTTGTGTTTCTCCATCTGTGATGATCATGATCAAGTCTCACTATGGAGCCCCAAGCCGAAACCTGCAAATTACACCACAGACGACGTCGCTACCCAGTTCTTGGTCGAGATCATATGTGGGGTGCTCAGGTATGGGCCATACTGTAGCAGCAGGTCAATCTTGATGCTGCCAAATGTGCAGATGTCTGAAGATTCAGGCATGATGTTGAGCCTGTCGGTCCTGATGCTGGCATTCCTGGTCTGCGTGTACGAGGCTCCGTCCACGCTCCGCAGAGAGTTCATCGGCACCATCACCGCGCGGCTGACCCAGCACGGCCACGAGATGCGTCACGCGGCGAGGGAGCTGATGCTGGCCCTCGGGTCCAGCCTGGAGGAGCAGTGGATGCGGTCGGTGAACCTGGGCGTCACCAACTGGGTTATGGAGGCTCTCAGGTCAGGCACGGCGCCGGCGCCACCGCCGCGTTTCGCGGTCTTCACCTACGCTCTGTCGGCGAGCAGGCTGTGGAAGGTGCAGCTGTACTGCCCGGTGGTGGCCATGACCATGGAGCACCACCCGTCGTCCCATCACCACCAACAGCAGCAGCTGGCCAAAGACGAGAGGCTGCTCTTCTCGCTCAACTACCAGCAGCTGGAGAGCGTCATCCAGTTCGTTTACAGAGTCGCCTTCAAGGAGAACTGGATAGACGTCGCCGTTAACGTCGACAACATCAG GTGTGACGTTATCCAGCTGGTGTCCGAGACTCTCATGGCGAGGCAGGGGCACGGCTCGGACGAGAAGCACTTCCCGTCGCGCATATCGCTGCAGCTGACTCCCCTGGCGCAGTCGGACATCCTCTCGCTGTCCGTGAGCAGGTCGACGGACAATCCCGTCCAGGAGGTCGGCGCCGACAAGGGCATCGACACGACGTTCGGCGCCGCGCCGGCGTCGATCGGCATCAGCTTGTCGGCACACGAGACGGTGACGAGGAGCATGAAGCCCTGGAAGTTCGAGCACTCGGTGCATGGCAATACGGCGTCGCTCAGCTGGTTCCtccacggcgacggcggcgggggcAGGGAGGTCTTCTCCAGCGAGCCGCCAAAGCTGGAGCTCTTCCAGCCGAGATCGTGGTTCAGGAACAGGTACACCAGTCCCAGCAGGCCCTTCACGAGGAACGGCGGAGTGATCTTCGCCGGCGACGAGTACGGGGAGGCCGTGTGCTGGAGGATGGGCGCGGCGGCCGCCGGCAAGACCATGGAGTGGGAGATCAAGGGGAGGATATGGGTCACCTACTGGCCCAATAAGAAGAGGACGCTGCATACCGAGACCAGGAGGGTGGAGTTCAGAGAGCTGCTGCACCTAAACATTGGAGAGTAG